The following proteins are co-located in the bacterium genome:
- a CDS encoding MFS transporter: MPRFLGESGRAWAALGVGVLAVSAHSASSLAVSVLMKSIVADFGWQRADFAWAMTGRILAITVMMPVAGKLADAVGARVVLAGGALLVGTCVALASLVTEHWQFVAVNVAMGPGQACIGSVAASALVLRLFERHRGVAIGVLNGGDNLVNSMVPFAAASLLGIGGWRFSLRGLAVAYVLLAVLIALTLRREDGRTAPAAGRPDEPMPWKDARLWAVCLTYALIYAFITSLQLHFHAFQTDGGRSMAEASRLLSIQILVGAIGAPLFGWIAERTSARTALCWNVGGLVLSALGIWTLRSPDAVVAWAVFHGIVNSGVVAVLALVLHEIFGPRRIGEIIGVAMVFCMGATLIGNQWTAFEFDRAGSYLPVWQTYTGVMVLALAPAWWLWLAGRPRGVSAGPSAP; the protein is encoded by the coding sequence TTGCCGCGCTTCCTCGGCGAGTCGGGCCGCGCCTGGGCGGCGCTCGGGGTCGGCGTGCTGGCCGTCAGCGCCCACTCGGCCTCGTCGCTCGCCGTGTCCGTCCTGATGAAGTCGATCGTCGCCGACTTCGGCTGGCAGCGCGCCGACTTCGCCTGGGCGATGACCGGGCGCATCCTCGCCATCACCGTGATGATGCCGGTCGCCGGCAAGCTCGCCGACGCGGTCGGCGCCCGCGTGGTGCTGGCCGGCGGGGCGCTGCTGGTCGGGACGTGCGTCGCGCTGGCGTCGCTGGTGACCGAGCACTGGCAGTTCGTCGCCGTGAACGTGGCGATGGGGCCGGGGCAGGCGTGCATCGGCTCGGTGGCGGCGTCGGCGCTCGTGCTGCGGCTGTTCGAGCGGCACCGCGGCGTCGCCATCGGCGTGCTCAACGGCGGCGACAACCTCGTGAACAGCATGGTGCCGTTCGCCGCGGCGTCGCTGCTCGGCATCGGCGGCTGGCGCTTCTCGCTACGCGGCCTCGCGGTGGCCTACGTGCTCCTCGCCGTGCTGATCGCGCTGACGCTGCGCCGCGAGGACGGCCGCACGGCGCCGGCGGCGGGCCGGCCGGACGAGCCGATGCCCTGGAAGGATGCACGGCTGTGGGCGGTATGCCTCACCTACGCGCTGATCTACGCCTTCATCACGTCGCTCCAGCTGCACTTCCACGCCTTCCAGACCGACGGCGGGCGCAGCATGGCGGAGGCGTCGCGGCTGCTGTCGATCCAGATCCTCGTGGGCGCGATCGGCGCGCCGCTCTTCGGCTGGATCGCCGAGCGCACGAGCGCACGCACGGCGCTGTGCTGGAACGTCGGCGGGCTCGTGCTGTCCGCGCTCGGCATCTGGACGCTGCGCAGCCCCGACGCGGTGGTCGCGTGGGCGGTGTTCCATGGCATCGTCAACAGCGGCGTCGTCGCGGTGCTGGCGCTGGTCCTGCACGAGATCTTCGGGCCGCGGCGCATCGGCGAGATCATCGGCGTCGCGATGGTGTTCTGCATGGGCGCGACGCTGATCGGCAACCAGTGGACGGCCTTCGAGTTCGACCGGGCGGGCAGCTATCTGCCGGTCTGGCAGACCTACACCGGGGTGATGGTGCTGGCGCTCGCCCCGGCGTGGTGGCTGTGGCTGGCCGGACGGCCGCGCGGCGTGTCCGCGGGACCCTCGGCACCCTAG
- a CDS encoding aldehyde dehydrogenase family protein, whose amino-acid sequence MSSASLKMSADASSRKSTDRRTMDEAVAATRATATAFARLAPAAKAQLVRDCIPRLLAEAPAWVAEGATQRGASPAEEWLGGPSATIRMFRLLAESLETIAREGKPPLGRKVRVRPDGRTEIDLFPASTIDGITFGGFTGYALMEPGVTPEIARARQASFYAQRDPEGGVSVILGAGNVSSIPPMDVASKLFVEGLTCVLKMNPVNEWVGPFLERALEPLIRPGYLRVVYGGAEVGAHLVYHPDVGDVHITGSDRTHDLIVWGAPGPERDRRIATNEPLLRVPISSELGNVSPVAIVPWTYSDAELHFVAKNVVSMVWNNGSFNCNAAKVLLTAKGWPQRDRFLDLVAEGLAAAPTREAYYPGAFDRYRTLLGRHPEAEKFGAGSDTKLQWALVRGLDANDPDEPLFRTEPFCGLLSEAPLGPTDPAAFLDLATDFMNERLWGTLNAMIVVHPKCEAQPPVAAALDRAIVGLRYGTVAINHWPALCYAWGVMPWGGHQSATLRDIQSGLGWVHNTYMLEGVDKSVIRGPLTVWPYPTWFWDAPKAAAVAPRVAELEATGSVWKLPGVLARVLF is encoded by the coding sequence ATGTCGAGTGCCTCCCTCAAGATGAGCGCCGATGCGTCGAGCCGGAAGTCGACCGATCGGCGCACGATGGACGAGGCGGTCGCCGCCACCCGCGCGACCGCGACCGCGTTCGCGCGGCTCGCGCCGGCGGCCAAGGCTCAGCTCGTGCGCGACTGCATCCCGCGCCTGCTCGCGGAGGCGCCGGCGTGGGTCGCCGAGGGTGCGACGCAGCGGGGCGCGTCGCCGGCCGAGGAGTGGCTCGGCGGGCCGTCGGCGACGATCCGCATGTTCCGGCTCCTCGCGGAGAGCCTCGAGACGATCGCCCGCGAGGGCAAGCCGCCGCTCGGCCGCAAGGTGCGGGTGCGGCCCGACGGTCGCACCGAGATCGACCTCTTCCCGGCGAGCACGATCGACGGGATCACCTTCGGCGGCTTCACCGGCTACGCGCTGATGGAGCCCGGCGTGACGCCCGAGATCGCGCGCGCGCGGCAGGCGTCGTTCTACGCCCAGCGGGACCCCGAGGGCGGCGTGTCGGTGATCCTCGGCGCGGGCAACGTGTCGAGCATCCCGCCGATGGACGTCGCCTCGAAGCTCTTCGTCGAGGGGCTCACCTGCGTCCTCAAGATGAATCCGGTGAACGAGTGGGTCGGCCCGTTCCTCGAGCGCGCGCTCGAGCCGCTCATCCGCCCGGGCTACCTGCGCGTGGTCTACGGCGGCGCCGAGGTCGGCGCGCACCTCGTCTATCATCCCGACGTCGGCGACGTGCACATCACCGGCTCCGACCGCACGCACGACCTCATCGTCTGGGGCGCGCCGGGCCCGGAGCGCGATCGCCGCATCGCCACCAACGAGCCGCTGCTGCGCGTGCCGATCAGCTCCGAGCTGGGCAACGTCAGCCCGGTCGCGATCGTGCCGTGGACGTACTCCGACGCCGAGCTGCACTTCGTCGCGAAGAACGTCGTGTCGATGGTGTGGAACAACGGCTCGTTCAACTGCAACGCCGCCAAGGTGCTGCTCACGGCGAAGGGTTGGCCGCAGCGTGACCGCTTCCTCGACCTCGTCGCCGAGGGCCTGGCCGCGGCGCCGACGCGCGAGGCGTACTACCCGGGCGCGTTCGACCGTTACCGCACGCTGCTCGGCCGGCATCCGGAGGCCGAGAAGTTCGGCGCGGGCAGCGACACGAAGCTCCAATGGGCGCTCGTGCGCGGCCTCGACGCGAACGATCCGGACGAGCCGCTCTTCCGCACCGAGCCGTTCTGCGGGCTCCTCAGCGAGGCGCCGCTCGGGCCGACCGATCCGGCTGCGTTCCTCGACCTGGCCACCGATTTCATGAACGAGCGCCTGTGGGGCACGCTCAACGCGATGATCGTCGTCCACCCGAAGTGCGAGGCGCAGCCGCCGGTGGCGGCGGCGCTCGATCGCGCGATCGTCGGCCTGCGCTACGGCACGGTCGCGATCAACCATTGGCCGGCCCTCTGCTACGCGTGGGGCGTCATGCCGTGGGGCGGGCACCAGAGCGCCACGCTGCGCGACATCCAGAGCGGCCTCGGCTGGGTGCACAACACGTACATGCTGGAGGGGGTCGACAAGTCGGTGATCCGCGGCCCGCTCACGGTGTGGCCGTATCCGACCTGGTTCTGGGACGCGCCCAAGGCGGCGGCGGTGGCGCCGCGCGTGGCCGAGCTCGAGGCCACCGGCAGCGTCTGGAAGCTCCCCGGCGTGCTCGCGCGAGTCCTCTTCTAG
- a CDS encoding acyl-CoA thioesterase: MPEPVLETVARHRVLFADCDPMRVVYYANYFRFFEIGRAELCRSLGHDFGFYVDRGLYLAVTGASCQYRRPARYDEVLDIRAAIVDMRRARLSFVYAIHRDGELLVDGRTDHAVLDDAGRPQRIPEAFRQVVLARMPGAAQP, translated from the coding sequence ATGCCCGAGCCGGTCCTCGAGACGGTGGCCCGCCATCGCGTCCTGTTCGCCGACTGCGACCCCATGCGGGTCGTGTACTACGCCAACTACTTCCGCTTCTTCGAGATCGGGCGCGCCGAGCTGTGCCGCTCGCTCGGGCACGACTTCGGCTTCTACGTCGACCGCGGCCTCTACCTCGCCGTCACCGGCGCCTCCTGCCAGTACCGCCGCCCCGCCCGCTACGACGAGGTGCTCGACATCCGCGCCGCCATCGTCGACATGCGGCGCGCCCGGCTGAGCTTCGTCTACGCCATCCACCGCGACGGCGAGCTGCTGGTCGACGGCCGTACCGACCACGCCGTCCTCGACGACGCCGGCCGCCCGCAGCGCATCCCGGAGGCGTTCCGGCAGGTCGTGCTGGCGCGCATGCCGGGCGCCGCACAGCCCTGA